The proteins below are encoded in one region of Oncorhynchus clarkii lewisi isolate Uvic-CL-2024 chromosome 33, UVic_Ocla_1.0, whole genome shotgun sequence:
- the LOC139393042 gene encoding 12-(S)-hydroxy-5,8,10,14-eicosatetraenoic acid receptor-like: MEEDLLNDNCTADNLPLYTFYASVMIVEFTLALPLNLSVLYLFIFKLEFWKLNSNNLFLFNLVLADLLLLGCLPVNAYNFLRGERQSVDGKICKAMLFMLFLNRGASIGFLAVISLDRYFNVVHPGNKDFVLKKSPHISVVIWLVLLPLTIPTMLKSGCCGSHGDITDTLREVVFFTQILIPFFVLVYCTVRIVNRLNKKTVGDRTKLRRAVFLVTSVILVFSFCFLPCTIARIVLLIVRAMDLENAENIAVQVYDGFIVFSHMDCLVDPIVYCLSSTKFKHLYLTTYCPCLLRNNAETVERTNPTRTNLNLKRNNNTL; encoded by the coding sequence ATTGTGGAGTTCACCCTGGCTCTGCCTCTTAACCTCTCCGTGCTTTACCTCTTCATCTTCAAGCTGGAGTTCTGGAAACTGAACTCCAACAACCTTTTCCTGTTCAATCTGGTGTTGGCTGACCTTCTTCTGCTGGGCTGTTTGCCAGTGAACGCCTACAATTTTCTTCGCGGAGAGCGGCAGAGTGTGGACGGAAAGATCTGCAAAGCCATGCTCTTCATGCTGTTTCTGAACCGAGGCGCCAGTATCGGCTTCCTGGCTGTGATTTCACTCGATCGCTACTTCAACGTGGTTCATCCTGGGAACAAGGACTTTGTCCTGAAAAAGTCCCCTCATATATCTGTCGTCATCTGGCTAGTACTGCTCCCTTTGACTATCCCCACCATGCTGAAGTCCGGCTGCTGTGGCAGTCATGGGGACATCACTGACACTCTGAGAGAGGTTGTGTTTTTCACCCAGATTCTCATCCCTTTCTTTGTGTTGGTGTACTGCACGGTCCGCATTGTCAACAGACTCAACAAGAAGACAGTAGGTGACCGGACCAAGCTGCGTCGAGCAGTGTTTCTGGTCACCTCTGTCATACTGGTCTTTTCTTTCTGTTTCCTGCCTTGTACCATCGCTAGAATTGTTCTGTTGATTGTCAGAGCCATGGATTTAGAGAACGCTGAGAATATAGCTGTTCAGGTCTACGATGGTTTCATAGTTTTTTCCCACATGGACTGTCTAGTGGACCCAATTGTGTACTGTTTAAGCAGCACTAAGTTCAAACACCTCTACCTGACAACGTATTGCCCCTGTCTACTGAGAAACAACGCAGAAACGGTTGAAAGAACAAACCCGACACGAACCAACTTAAATCTAAAACGCAACAACAACACACTGTAG